A window of the Microtus pennsylvanicus isolate mMicPen1 chromosome 4, mMicPen1.hap1, whole genome shotgun sequence genome harbors these coding sequences:
- the LOC142848961 gene encoding large ribosomal subunit protein eL15-like: MDAYKYIQELWPKKQSDVMHFLLRVRCWQYRQLCTLHRAPRPTRPDKARRLGYKAKQGYIIYRIRVHRGGRKCPVPKGATYGKPVHHGVNQLKFARSLQSVAEERAGCHCGALRVLNSYWVGEDSTYKFFFVILIDLFHKAIRRNPDTQWITKPVHKHREMRGLTSAGRKSRGLRKGHKFHHTMGG; the protein is encoded by the exons ATGGACGCGTACAAGTACATCCAGGAGCTGTGGCCGAAGAAGCAGTCGGACGTGATGCACTTCCTGCTGAGGGTCCGCTGCTGGCAGTACCGCCAGCTGTGCACGCTGCACAGGGCTCCCCGCCCCACCCGGCCCGACAAAGCGCGGAGGCTGGGCTACAAGGCCAAGCAAGGTTACATCATATACAGGATTCGCGTCCACCGTGGTGGCCGCAAATGCCCAGTGCCCAAGGGTGCGACCTACGGCAAGCCAGTCCATCATGGTGTGAACCAGCTAAAGTTTGCCAGAAGCCTTCAGTCTGTTGCTGAGGAGAGAGCTGGATGCCACTGTGGGGCTCTGAGAGTCCTGAATTCTTACTGGGTTGGCGAAGATTCCACatacaaattttttttt GTTATCCTCATTGATCTATTCCATAAAGCTATCAGAAGAAACCCTGACACCCAATGGATCACCAAACCGGTCCACAAGCACAGAGAGATGCGTGGGCTGACATCTGCAGGCCGCAAGAGCCGTGGCCTTAGAAAGGGCCACAAGTTCCACCACACTATGggtggctga